CATGAAACTaggatcagattttttttttttccttttgttagtaTTTCAcaataaagagaagaaatttaCCATATTGCCACGGTAAACTTTATTCTTAACAGTACCGTTTTTCAATTGTTATTAGTAATccgttattttttcttttatttcagattATTATACCTCTGACCTTCTGTCAAGATGGACAGCAGACAGATTGATGCAGTTGTCACATCAACCAAGTAAGAGCTGTGTTCATTTGATTTTAGGCCACAGGCCTTACATATCAACATACAGTCAGCTATATAGAGTGTCTTTTATGGCAAAAATTAATCCATGCCCCTGATGAGACTGACTATAAATAGAGAAATCTAATGTCAGAGGCTGTCCAGTCCAGCGTTGGAgagaaaatacatacacataaatcaaaaagaaacaaacaccaAAGACTTAAAAAGTTGTTCAAGGCTGCAGAATCAGGGGGACTTAACTACTGGCTCTGGATTTTCCCCCTATAATTAGTAGGGTACTAAGGAGGTGGACTTTGGGGCCAGAGAACTGGGATTGAATGCAGATTCTGCAAATTGGTGACTGTGTGATATTTTAAAGGATGCAAACTCTAAATATTAACAGTTTGCAAAACTCATCATTTATATGGGGATTAAATGTTATAATACCTGTAACAGTGCTTGGAATGGTGCCTAGAAGCTAGTAATCCATTGAATAAAGCAACTATTACCATGTTAACTATGAAAGGTAAGACAGAACCTATCTTAAAGTCTTTTTTAGGGCACTCTTtagaaagagtgggaaaaaggTTTACATTTTCTATGGAATATACTCTCTGTGAGAAGCTATTTAAACcttagaaaataaagaattaatgGACTAATGCAATAAAGACTATGTCAAATGGGAATAATTTTATAAAGTTGGAAAATAACTCTGGAGAAACAGGTAGTAataatgactgattttttttttaaatacagtatgGGAATTACCAAAACTAGtcattctgtaaatatttgttgctaGCAAAAGATAGCAGCTAGAAAGTTTTCCCCCAAAACTGAACCAAATTGATCATTCAAACTCTAAATtttgattataaaaatgataCTCAGAGATTGCCACTCACATTTTATGAttaggaaaaatacatttttcaacaAGTATCCTgttgataaaaacaaaattttacttcTGATTGTGAATCAGAAGTACCTGCCTTATTTTAGTATATGACTAAGAATCAATggttatagcacaggaaactctactcaatattctatataCTCTTTTGTTATAACCTATATGGCAaaataacctgaaaaagaatggatatatgtacaactgaacgactttactatacacttgaaactaatacgtAAACCagctatgtgcatgctaagtcactttagtcatgtctgagtctttgtgactccaaggactgtagccaggTTCCACTGGCTGacacgcaggtttgatctctgggtcgggaagatcccccagagaagggcaagggatcaaacctgcgtgtcttatgtctcctgcattggcagacaggttctttactactagcaccacctggggcactccaacagaaaataaaaagtaaataaaaaataaaactaatttaaaaggtaaataaatcAGTGATTGTTTTTCTGTCTACAGCTACAGACTAGCCCCAAAGTGCCATTTTCCAGTTCAATTTGAAGATGTGTACACtgcattaaaatgttttttacaCCCCAAAATTCTTGAAAGATGTGTAGATCCTGGGAGAATTGGTATCTCTGGAGATAGTACTAGAGGGAATTTAGATGCAAGAATGACCCAGCAGGTAAGATGCCCAGCATTTTCACTTATTgggttttcttttgtcttttactAAAAAATTTTGATTCTTACTTCTAAAT
This window of the Dama dama isolate Ldn47 chromosome 19, ASM3311817v1, whole genome shotgun sequence genome carries:
- the LOC133073860 gene encoding arylacetamide deacetylase-like — protein: MDSRQIDAVVTSTNYRLAPKCHFPVQFEDVYTALKCFLHPKILERCVDPGRIGISGDSTRGNLDARMTQQEHRETAVKFGSPRSSPSQTKDLGIFSPYRDQTGSCF